In the Apteryx mantelli isolate bAptMan1 chromosome 1, bAptMan1.hap1, whole genome shotgun sequence genome, one interval contains:
- the LOC106483673 gene encoding cystathionine beta-synthase-like protein isoform X4 codes for MAKCEYFNAGGSVKDRISLRMVEDAEKAGILKPGDTIIEPTSGNTGIGLALAAAVKGYRCIIVMPEKMSMEKVDVLRALGAEIVRTPTTARFDSPESHVGVAWRLKNEIPNAHILDQYRNASNPLTHYDTTAEEILQQCEGKIDMVVATAGTGGTITGISRKLKEKCPGCKVIGVDPEGSILAEPEELNKTDKTMYEVEGIGYDFVPTVLDRSTVDRWYKSNDEESFTLARMLIREEGLLCGGSSGSAMSVAVKAAKELKEGQRCVVILPDSIRNYMSKFLSDKWMIQKGFMKEEDLIKKPWWWNISVQELSLSAPLTVLPTVTCAKTVEILREKGFDQVPVVDESGVILGMVTLGNMLSSLLAGKVQPSDEVSKVIYKQFKQTDNQASGENVINLKDNLGKLSHILEIDHFALVVHEQIQYHTDGSSSKRQMVFGIVTAIDLLNFVTARERERKSS; via the exons A TGGCAAAATGTGAGTACTTCAATGCTGGGGGCAGTGTGAAGGACCGCATCAGCCTGAGGATGGTAGAAGATGCTGAGAAAGCTGGAATCTTGAAGCCTGGAGACACAATCATAGAGCCAACTTCTGGAAACACAG GAATTGGGCTGGCCTTGGCTGCAGCAGTGAAGGGTTACCGCTGTATCATTGTGATGCCAGAGAAAATGAGTATGGAGAAG GTGGATGTCCTGAGAGCTCTGGGTGCTGAGATTGTGAGGACCCCAACTACTGCCAGATTTGACTCTCCTGAATCTCATGTGGGAGTAGCATGGAGGCTGAAAAATGAAATTCCCAATGCACATATCCTAGACCAG TATCGTAATGCCAGCAACCCCCTGACTCACTATGACACCACGGCTGAAGAGATCCTGCAGCAATGTGAAG GAAAAATAGACATGGTGGTGGCTACAGCTGGCACTGGAGGGACCATCACTGGCATTTCCagaaagctgaaggaaaaatgcCCAGGATGCAAA GTCATAGGTGTTGATCCTGAAGGCTCTATCCTCGCTGAACCAGAAGAACTGAACAAGACTGACAAGACAATGTATGAAGTGGAAGGAATTGGGTATGATTTCGTCCCCACGGTGCTGGATAGATCT ACAGTGGACCGGTGGTACAAGAGCAACGATGAGGAGTCATTTACTCTTGCGCGCATGCTAATCCGAGAAGAAGGACTGTTGTGTG GCGGCAGCTCAGGCAGTGCCATGTCTGTAGCTGTGAAGGCAGCCAAAGAACTGAAGGAAGGTCAGCGCTGTGTTGTTATCCTCCCTGACTCTATCAGGAACTACAT GTCTAAGTTCTTGAGTGACAAATGGATGATTCAGAAAGGGTTCATGAAAGAAGAAGACCTAATCAAAAAACCTTG GTGGTGGAACATCAGTGTTCAGGAATTAAGCCTCTCAGCTCCCCTGACTGTGCTTCCAACTGTTACCTGTGCAAAGACGGTTGAAATCCTACGAGAGAAAGGATTCGACCAGGTACCAGTTGTTGATGAATCTGG GGTGATTTTGGGCATGGTTACCCTGGGTAACATGCTTTCTTCGCTGCTTGCTGGAAAAGTTCAGCCTTCAGATGAAGTCAGCAAAGTAATCTACAAGCAATTCAAACAG ACAGATAATCAAGCATCAGGTGAAAATGTG ATTAACCTGAAAGACAACTTGGGGAAACTTTCTCATATCCTGGAAATAGATCACTTTGCTCTAGTGGTCCATGAACAGATTCAAT ATCACACTGATGGTTCTTCCAGTAAGCGGCAAATGGTGTTTGGTATCGTTACAGCTATTGACCTGCTTAACTTTGTGACTGCACGAGAACGGGAAAGAAAGTCCAGCTAA
- the LOC106483673 gene encoding cystathionine beta-synthase-like protein isoform X2, which produces MEKLISERPVSVPKDEVLSLPSQAKPDTNLCPRTPGKYFLPGGRDNENCKATENERKWIRPDTPSKCTWKLGKPLSASPHRHASLSEPPKILPNILNKVGNTPLVRINKVGKHFGLKCELLAKCEYFNAGGSVKDRISLRMVEDAEKAGILKPGDTIIEPTSGNTGIGLALAAAVKGYRCIIVMPEKMSMEKVDVLRALGAEIVRTPTTARFDSPESHVGVAWRLKNEIPNAHILDQYRNASNPLTHYDTTAEEILQQCEGKIDMVVATAGTGGTITGISRKLKEKCPGCKVIGVDPEGSILAEPEELNKTDKTMYEVEGIGYDFVPTVLDRSTVDRWYKSNDEESFTLARMLIREEGLLCGGSSGSAMSVAVKAAKELKEGQRCVVILPDSIRNYMSKFLSDKWMIQKGFMKEEDLIKKPWWWNISVQELSLSAPLTVLPTVTCAKTVEILREKGFDQVPVVDESGVILGMVTLGNMLSSLLAGKVQPSDEVSKVIYKQFKQINLKDNLGKLSHILEIDHFALVVHEQIQYHTDGSSSKRQMVFGIVTAIDLLNFVTARERERKSS; this is translated from the exons ATGGAGAAGTTAATATCTGAAAGGCCTGTTTCTGTTCCCAAG gATGAAGTGCTTTCACTTCCTTCCCAGGCCAAGCCAGATACAAACTTGTGTCCTCGCACACCTGGCAAGTATTTCCTCCCTGGTGGGAGGGACAATGAGAACTGTAAGGCTACTGAGAATGAAAGGAAGTGGATTCGCCCCGATACACCTAGCAAATGCACCTGGAAGCTTGGGAAACCCCTCTCTGCCTCCCCGCATCGTCATGCCTCTTT GTCAGAGCCTCCAAAAATCCTGCCAAACATCCTGAATAAAGTTGGCAATACACCCTTGGTGCGAATCAACAAGGTTGGGAAACACTTCGGGCTGAAGTGTGAACTCT TGGCAAAATGTGAGTACTTCAATGCTGGGGGCAGTGTGAAGGACCGCATCAGCCTGAGGATGGTAGAAGATGCTGAGAAAGCTGGAATCTTGAAGCCTGGAGACACAATCATAGAGCCAACTTCTGGAAACACAG GAATTGGGCTGGCCTTGGCTGCAGCAGTGAAGGGTTACCGCTGTATCATTGTGATGCCAGAGAAAATGAGTATGGAGAAG GTGGATGTCCTGAGAGCTCTGGGTGCTGAGATTGTGAGGACCCCAACTACTGCCAGATTTGACTCTCCTGAATCTCATGTGGGAGTAGCATGGAGGCTGAAAAATGAAATTCCCAATGCACATATCCTAGACCAG TATCGTAATGCCAGCAACCCCCTGACTCACTATGACACCACGGCTGAAGAGATCCTGCAGCAATGTGAAG GAAAAATAGACATGGTGGTGGCTACAGCTGGCACTGGAGGGACCATCACTGGCATTTCCagaaagctgaaggaaaaatgcCCAGGATGCAAA GTCATAGGTGTTGATCCTGAAGGCTCTATCCTCGCTGAACCAGAAGAACTGAACAAGACTGACAAGACAATGTATGAAGTGGAAGGAATTGGGTATGATTTCGTCCCCACGGTGCTGGATAGATCT ACAGTGGACCGGTGGTACAAGAGCAACGATGAGGAGTCATTTACTCTTGCGCGCATGCTAATCCGAGAAGAAGGACTGTTGTGTG GCGGCAGCTCAGGCAGTGCCATGTCTGTAGCTGTGAAGGCAGCCAAAGAACTGAAGGAAGGTCAGCGCTGTGTTGTTATCCTCCCTGACTCTATCAGGAACTACAT GTCTAAGTTCTTGAGTGACAAATGGATGATTCAGAAAGGGTTCATGAAAGAAGAAGACCTAATCAAAAAACCTTG GTGGTGGAACATCAGTGTTCAGGAATTAAGCCTCTCAGCTCCCCTGACTGTGCTTCCAACTGTTACCTGTGCAAAGACGGTTGAAATCCTACGAGAGAAAGGATTCGACCAGGTACCAGTTGTTGATGAATCTGG GGTGATTTTGGGCATGGTTACCCTGGGTAACATGCTTTCTTCGCTGCTTGCTGGAAAAGTTCAGCCTTCAGATGAAGTCAGCAAAGTAATCTACAAGCAATTCAAACAG ATTAACCTGAAAGACAACTTGGGGAAACTTTCTCATATCCTGGAAATAGATCACTTTGCTCTAGTGGTCCATGAACAGATTCAAT ATCACACTGATGGTTCTTCCAGTAAGCGGCAAATGGTGTTTGGTATCGTTACAGCTATTGACCTGCTTAACTTTGTGACTGCACGAGAACGGGAAAGAAAGTCCAGCTAA
- the LOC106483673 gene encoding cystathionine beta-synthase-like protein isoform X1: MEKLISERPVSVPKDEVLSLPSQAKPDTNLCPRTPGKYFLPGGRDNENCKATENERKWIRPDTPSKCTWKLGKPLSASPHRHASLSEPPKILPNILNKVGNTPLVRINKVGKHFGLKCELLAKCEYFNAGGSVKDRISLRMVEDAEKAGILKPGDTIIEPTSGNTGIGLALAAAVKGYRCIIVMPEKMSMEKVDVLRALGAEIVRTPTTARFDSPESHVGVAWRLKNEIPNAHILDQYRNASNPLTHYDTTAEEILQQCEGKIDMVVATAGTGGTITGISRKLKEKCPGCKVIGVDPEGSILAEPEELNKTDKTMYEVEGIGYDFVPTVLDRSTVDRWYKSNDEESFTLARMLIREEGLLCGGSSGSAMSVAVKAAKELKEGQRCVVILPDSIRNYMSKFLSDKWMIQKGFMKEEDLIKKPWWWNISVQELSLSAPLTVLPTVTCAKTVEILREKGFDQVPVVDESGVILGMVTLGNMLSSLLAGKVQPSDEVSKVIYKQFKQTDNQASGENVINLKDNLGKLSHILEIDHFALVVHEQIQYHTDGSSSKRQMVFGIVTAIDLLNFVTARERERKSS; encoded by the exons ATGGAGAAGTTAATATCTGAAAGGCCTGTTTCTGTTCCCAAG gATGAAGTGCTTTCACTTCCTTCCCAGGCCAAGCCAGATACAAACTTGTGTCCTCGCACACCTGGCAAGTATTTCCTCCCTGGTGGGAGGGACAATGAGAACTGTAAGGCTACTGAGAATGAAAGGAAGTGGATTCGCCCCGATACACCTAGCAAATGCACCTGGAAGCTTGGGAAACCCCTCTCTGCCTCCCCGCATCGTCATGCCTCTTT GTCAGAGCCTCCAAAAATCCTGCCAAACATCCTGAATAAAGTTGGCAATACACCCTTGGTGCGAATCAACAAGGTTGGGAAACACTTCGGGCTGAAGTGTGAACTCT TGGCAAAATGTGAGTACTTCAATGCTGGGGGCAGTGTGAAGGACCGCATCAGCCTGAGGATGGTAGAAGATGCTGAGAAAGCTGGAATCTTGAAGCCTGGAGACACAATCATAGAGCCAACTTCTGGAAACACAG GAATTGGGCTGGCCTTGGCTGCAGCAGTGAAGGGTTACCGCTGTATCATTGTGATGCCAGAGAAAATGAGTATGGAGAAG GTGGATGTCCTGAGAGCTCTGGGTGCTGAGATTGTGAGGACCCCAACTACTGCCAGATTTGACTCTCCTGAATCTCATGTGGGAGTAGCATGGAGGCTGAAAAATGAAATTCCCAATGCACATATCCTAGACCAG TATCGTAATGCCAGCAACCCCCTGACTCACTATGACACCACGGCTGAAGAGATCCTGCAGCAATGTGAAG GAAAAATAGACATGGTGGTGGCTACAGCTGGCACTGGAGGGACCATCACTGGCATTTCCagaaagctgaaggaaaaatgcCCAGGATGCAAA GTCATAGGTGTTGATCCTGAAGGCTCTATCCTCGCTGAACCAGAAGAACTGAACAAGACTGACAAGACAATGTATGAAGTGGAAGGAATTGGGTATGATTTCGTCCCCACGGTGCTGGATAGATCT ACAGTGGACCGGTGGTACAAGAGCAACGATGAGGAGTCATTTACTCTTGCGCGCATGCTAATCCGAGAAGAAGGACTGTTGTGTG GCGGCAGCTCAGGCAGTGCCATGTCTGTAGCTGTGAAGGCAGCCAAAGAACTGAAGGAAGGTCAGCGCTGTGTTGTTATCCTCCCTGACTCTATCAGGAACTACAT GTCTAAGTTCTTGAGTGACAAATGGATGATTCAGAAAGGGTTCATGAAAGAAGAAGACCTAATCAAAAAACCTTG GTGGTGGAACATCAGTGTTCAGGAATTAAGCCTCTCAGCTCCCCTGACTGTGCTTCCAACTGTTACCTGTGCAAAGACGGTTGAAATCCTACGAGAGAAAGGATTCGACCAGGTACCAGTTGTTGATGAATCTGG GGTGATTTTGGGCATGGTTACCCTGGGTAACATGCTTTCTTCGCTGCTTGCTGGAAAAGTTCAGCCTTCAGATGAAGTCAGCAAAGTAATCTACAAGCAATTCAAACAG ACAGATAATCAAGCATCAGGTGAAAATGTG ATTAACCTGAAAGACAACTTGGGGAAACTTTCTCATATCCTGGAAATAGATCACTTTGCTCTAGTGGTCCATGAACAGATTCAAT ATCACACTGATGGTTCTTCCAGTAAGCGGCAAATGGTGTTTGGTATCGTTACAGCTATTGACCTGCTTAACTTTGTGACTGCACGAGAACGGGAAAGAAAGTCCAGCTAA
- the LOC106483673 gene encoding cystathionine beta-synthase-like protein isoform X3, giving the protein MHLEAWETPLCLPASSCLFVSIAFLCLLAFSKGLILIPSEPHGFNKRSEPPKILPNILNKVGNTPLVRINKVGKHFGLKCELLAKCEYFNAGGSVKDRISLRMVEDAEKAGILKPGDTIIEPTSGNTGIGLALAAAVKGYRCIIVMPEKMSMEKVDVLRALGAEIVRTPTTARFDSPESHVGVAWRLKNEIPNAHILDQYRNASNPLTHYDTTAEEILQQCEGKIDMVVATAGTGGTITGISRKLKEKCPGCKVIGVDPEGSILAEPEELNKTDKTMYEVEGIGYDFVPTVLDRSTVDRWYKSNDEESFTLARMLIREEGLLCGGSSGSAMSVAVKAAKELKEGQRCVVILPDSIRNYMSKFLSDKWMIQKGFMKEEDLIKKPWWWNISVQELSLSAPLTVLPTVTCAKTVEILREKGFDQVPVVDESGVILGMVTLGNMLSSLLAGKVQPSDEVSKVIYKQFKQTDNQASGENVINLKDNLGKLSHILEIDHFALVVHEQIQYHTDGSSSKRQMVFGIVTAIDLLNFVTARERERKSS; this is encoded by the exons ATGCACCTGGAAGCTTGGGAAACCCCTCTCTGCCTCCCCGCATCGTCATGCCTCTTTGTAAgcattgcttttctttgcttactGGCCTTCAGTAAAGGGCTAATCCTGATCCCCTCAGAGCCACATGGGTTTAACAAGAG GTCAGAGCCTCCAAAAATCCTGCCAAACATCCTGAATAAAGTTGGCAATACACCCTTGGTGCGAATCAACAAGGTTGGGAAACACTTCGGGCTGAAGTGTGAACTCT TGGCAAAATGTGAGTACTTCAATGCTGGGGGCAGTGTGAAGGACCGCATCAGCCTGAGGATGGTAGAAGATGCTGAGAAAGCTGGAATCTTGAAGCCTGGAGACACAATCATAGAGCCAACTTCTGGAAACACAG GAATTGGGCTGGCCTTGGCTGCAGCAGTGAAGGGTTACCGCTGTATCATTGTGATGCCAGAGAAAATGAGTATGGAGAAG GTGGATGTCCTGAGAGCTCTGGGTGCTGAGATTGTGAGGACCCCAACTACTGCCAGATTTGACTCTCCTGAATCTCATGTGGGAGTAGCATGGAGGCTGAAAAATGAAATTCCCAATGCACATATCCTAGACCAG TATCGTAATGCCAGCAACCCCCTGACTCACTATGACACCACGGCTGAAGAGATCCTGCAGCAATGTGAAG GAAAAATAGACATGGTGGTGGCTACAGCTGGCACTGGAGGGACCATCACTGGCATTTCCagaaagctgaaggaaaaatgcCCAGGATGCAAA GTCATAGGTGTTGATCCTGAAGGCTCTATCCTCGCTGAACCAGAAGAACTGAACAAGACTGACAAGACAATGTATGAAGTGGAAGGAATTGGGTATGATTTCGTCCCCACGGTGCTGGATAGATCT ACAGTGGACCGGTGGTACAAGAGCAACGATGAGGAGTCATTTACTCTTGCGCGCATGCTAATCCGAGAAGAAGGACTGTTGTGTG GCGGCAGCTCAGGCAGTGCCATGTCTGTAGCTGTGAAGGCAGCCAAAGAACTGAAGGAAGGTCAGCGCTGTGTTGTTATCCTCCCTGACTCTATCAGGAACTACAT GTCTAAGTTCTTGAGTGACAAATGGATGATTCAGAAAGGGTTCATGAAAGAAGAAGACCTAATCAAAAAACCTTG GTGGTGGAACATCAGTGTTCAGGAATTAAGCCTCTCAGCTCCCCTGACTGTGCTTCCAACTGTTACCTGTGCAAAGACGGTTGAAATCCTACGAGAGAAAGGATTCGACCAGGTACCAGTTGTTGATGAATCTGG GGTGATTTTGGGCATGGTTACCCTGGGTAACATGCTTTCTTCGCTGCTTGCTGGAAAAGTTCAGCCTTCAGATGAAGTCAGCAAAGTAATCTACAAGCAATTCAAACAG ACAGATAATCAAGCATCAGGTGAAAATGTG ATTAACCTGAAAGACAACTTGGGGAAACTTTCTCATATCCTGGAAATAGATCACTTTGCTCTAGTGGTCCATGAACAGATTCAAT ATCACACTGATGGTTCTTCCAGTAAGCGGCAAATGGTGTTTGGTATCGTTACAGCTATTGACCTGCTTAACTTTGTGACTGCACGAGAACGGGAAAGAAAGTCCAGCTAA